A portion of the Kazachstania africana CBS 2517 chromosome 2, complete genome genome contains these proteins:
- the MEP3 gene encoding ammonium permease MEP3 (similar to Saccharomyces cerevisiae MEP1 (YGR121C) and MEP3 (YPR138C); ancestral locus Anc_3.475), giving the protein MSSIEDGYLWNETYDGATVGFIILSASMVYFMVIGLALLYSGLARRKSALSLIWVVLMSTLVGMLQWYFWGYSLALSKTATNNKFIGDLNSFGFRNVYGKSNDSSTYPEIAYAFFQMMFMCVTLSIVSGATAERGTLFPHMIFIFLFATLVYCPICYWIWSPGGWAYQWGVLDWAGGFLEIVSAMGGFVYSYFLGRRRENLLINFRPHNVSMVTLGTGILYFGWLMFNAGSALTPDLRAAYAFANTNLSAVSSGMTWCLLDYRSEKKWSTVGLCSGIICGLVAATPSSGCITLYASLVQGIVTGFVCNYATKIKYYFKVDDAMDILAEHGIAGVIGLLFNAILSADWVIGMDGSTRHKGGWLTHNYKQMYKQIAYIAAVIGYSVVVSAIICFILDNIPWLKLRVSEDAEARGLDENQIGEFAYDYVEVRRDYYEWGVDTDYRHSNYDDVNAQTEQNSNHQLQNLASSSLSPINDDSTISNHTLDSSSTSSTTHRLNEEK; this is encoded by the coding sequence ATGAGTAGTATAGAAGATGGTTACCTATGGAATGAAACGTACGATGGAGCAACCGTAGGATTCATCATTCTCTCGGCAAGTATGGTCTATTTTATGGTCATCGGTCTCGCTTTACTATATTCTGGTCTAGCAAGACGTAAAAGTGCGTTATCTTTGATATGGGTAGTGCTAATGTCAACTCTAGTAGGAATGCTACAATGGTATTTTTGGGGTTATTCATTGGCTCTGTCAAAGACCGcaacaaataataaattcattggAGATTTAAATTCTTTCGGTTTCAGAAACGTCTACGGTAAATCAAATGACTCTTCAACATACCCTGAAATTGCATACgctttctttcaaatgatgTTCATGTGCGTTACTTTAAGTATTGTATCGGGCGCAACCGCTGAAAGAGGCACTCTATTCCCTCATATGATCTTTATATTCCTTTTCGCTACGTTAGTATACTGTCCAATCTGTTATTGGATTTGGTCTCCAGGAGGTTGGGCTTATCAATGGGGTGTTCTAGATTGGGCGGGCGGTTTCTTAGAAATTGTCAGCGCAATGGGCGGTTTTGtttattcatattttcttggtagaagaagagaaaatttattaatcaattttagaCCACATAATGTATCAATGGTCACTCTGGGAACTGGTATACTTTATTTCGGTTGGTTAATGTTCAATGCAGGTTCCGCCCTGACTCCAGATCTAAGAGCTGCCTACGCTTTCGCCAATACTAATCTAAGTGCTGTTTCAAGTGGGATGACCTGGTGTCTCTTAGATTATAGATCGGAGAAAAAATGGTCTACCGTGGGTCTTTGTTCCGGTATAATCTGTGGGTTAGTAGCTGCAACTCCATCAAGTGGTTGTATCACCCTATATGCATCCCTCGTACAAGGCATCGTCACCGGGTTTGTTTGTAATTATGCAACGAAgatcaaatattatttcaaagtaGATGATGCAATGGATATATTGGCAGAACATGGAATCGCCGGTGTCATCGGCTTACTTTTCAATGCTATCTTATCCGCAGATTGGGTCATTGGAATGGATGGCTCAACAAGACATAAAGGTGGATGGCTTACTCATAATTATAAGCAAATGTATAAACAAATTGCTTACATCGCCGCAGTCATAGGTTATTCCGTAGTTGTATCTGCaattatttgtttcatcTTAGACAATATCCCATGGTTAAAACTAAGAGTTAGTGAAGATGCTGAAGCAAGAGGTTTAGatgaaaatcaaattgGTGAATTCGCTTACGATTACGTCGAAGTTAGAAGAGATTATTACGAGTGGGGGGTTGACACCGATTATAGACACTCAAATTACGACGATGTCAATGCACAAACGgaacaaaattcaaatcatcaacTACAAAATCtagcttcttcttctttatctCCCATTAACGATGACTCCACCATAAGTAATCATACATTAGACTCTTCTTCAACGTCAAGTACAACACATAGATTGAACGAagagaaatga
- the LOA1 gene encoding lysophosphatidic acid acyltransferase LOA1 (similar to Saccharomyces cerevisiae VPS66 (YPR139C); ancestral locus Anc_3.477) codes for MEKFTNWRDKGTGIGPFLPPRSPKGGSIMMDYVFIVYGIIKSVLLLPLVLGNLVVDSIYMWEIILSVLFGSGCKIDLMVDGRKLKRQNEQKGNILSKGVIYMVNFTSIIDAMILKMICGGQNFRILVPNENGKFFQLGLIGLVKFTKNGSLDVERYGNEISNIEKELDKYIWFMFPEGTTSNGKSVLPFVVTSANLNEVIYGDDEMKPVKVSSIRIKVNQSLTTPLRVSLWSLIKNLFTKKISVKCNVHKVVILDRDGVSLDTIRVQLNGEDSFKLVSKSLNIDSKRRFVEEYFRK; via the coding sequence ATGGAGAAGTTTACTAATTGGAGAGACAAGGGGACTGGAATTGGACCATTTTTGCCACCACGTAGTCCGAAAGGTGGGAGCATAATGATGGATTATGTGTTCATAGTGTATGGGATAATTAAGAGTGTGTTGTTATTACCCTTGGTGTTAGGTAATCTTGTTGTAGATTCCATATACATGTGGGAAATAATACTGAGTGTTCTGTTTGGAAGTGGATGTAAGATTGATTTGATGGTAGATGggagaaaattgaagagaCAGAATGAACAGAAGGGTAACATTTTAAGTAAAGGTGTGATATACATGGTAAATTTTACATCAATTATTGATGctatgattttgaaaatgatttgtGGTGGgcaaaattttagaattttgGTACCTAATGAAAACGGTAAGTTTTTCCAATTGGGTTTGATAGGACTTGTTAAATTTACTAAGAATGGTTCATTAGACGTTGAAAGATACGGTAATGAAATTTcgaatattgaaaaagaattagacAAATACATATGGTTTATGTTCCCTGAGGGGACCACATCGAATGGTAAGAGTGTCTTACCATTTGTGGTAACGAGTGCAAACTTAAACGAAGTTATCTATGGCGATGATGAGATGAAACCAGTCAAGGTTTCTAGTATTAGAATCAAAGTTAATCAGTCATTGACGACGCCATTGAGAGTGTCTCTATGGagtttgatcaaaaatttatttacgAAGAAGATTAGTGTCAAATGTAACGTTCATAAAGTGGTTATATTGGATAGAGATGGCGTTAGTCTTGATACAATAAGAGTCCAGTTGAACGGCGAAGACAGTTTTAAATTGGTgtcaaaatctttaaacATTGACTccaaaagaagatttgTCGAAGAGTATTTCCGGAAGTAG
- the TAZ1 gene encoding lysophosphatidylcholine acyltransferase (similar to Saccharomyces cerevisiae TAZ1 (YPR140W); ancestral locus Anc_3.478) encodes MVFTDVYKRGDDFLAEYPRRSPFWRFLSFSTNILVLCVSKMILKTFYNVKLNDFDHLENAMKRAKDENRGIITIMNHMSTLDDPLLWACFPMKTYSNLSNMRWCLGANNICFANKALSTFFSLGQVLSTERFGVGPFQGSIDAAIRLLSPDDTISKLFQDENYNPPIIRNKPSWVHIYPEGFVLQLHPPYANSMRYFKWGMTRMILEPTKPPIVVPIFTTGFEKLAPEDKEDQSLLKNLYNAIGTEINITVGKPIDDEVIDSYRSKWMDLIIATHAEQETDLTDELKNGTEAKLLRSRLASELRLHVANIRHHKRFLPMEDLRFGRPEWWKIFTKTEGSSDPDVEFIGENWAIRRLQKFLNENQLKINNSDDDDIVNSDGTTESDGSTYVTDSDDKKNN; translated from the coding sequence ATGGTATTCACTGATGTGTACAAACGAGGAGATGACTTTCTAGCTGAGTACCCTAGAAGAAGTCCGTTTTGGCGATTTTTATCATTCAGCACTAATATATTGGTACTTTGTGTATCtaaaatgatattaaaaaCGTTTTATAACGTCAAGTTGAACGATTTTGATCATTTAGAAAATGCTATGAAGAGAGcgaaagatgaaaatagaGGAATCATCACTATAATGAATCACATGTCAACGTTAGACGACCCTTTACTATGGGCTTGTTTCCCCATGAAAACTTactcaaatttatcaaacaTGAGATGGTGTCTCGGTGCaaataatatttgtttTGCTAATAAAGCATTGTCAACTTTTTTCTCCCTGGGTCAGGTACTCTCCACTGAACGGTTTGGTGTCGGACCATTTCAAGGTTCAATCGATGCTGCAATTAGATTATTATCTCCCGATGATACCATCTCCAAATTGtttcaagatgaaaattataatcCCCCGATAATACGTAACAAACCATCATGGGTTCATATCTATCCTGAAGGCTTCGTCCTACAATTACATCCACCCTATGCAAATTCAATgagatatttcaaatggGGCATGACAAGAATGATTCTTGAACCAACTAAACCACCAATTGTCGTACCAATTTTCACCACAGGATTCGAAAAATTAGCTCCAGAAGATAAGGAAGATCAGtctcttttaaaaaatcttTATAATGCAATCGGTACAGAAATCAATATTACCGTTGGTAAACCAATAGATGATGAAGTTATAGACTCTTATAGAAGTAAATGGATGGATTTAATAATTGCAACTCATGCAGAACAAGAAACTGACTTAACTGACGAACTGAAAAATGGTACCGAGGCTAAGCTGTTAAGAAGTCGATTGGCTTCTGAATTGAGATTGCATGTCGCAAATATCCGTCATCATAAAAGATTTTTACCCATGGAAGACCTCAGGTTCGGTAGACCCGAGTGgtggaaaatttttacaaagaCTGAAGGCAGCTCTGATCCTGACGTTGAATTCATTGGAGAAAATTGGGCCATTAGAAGGctacaaaaatttttaaatgaaaatcaaCTCAAGATTAATAatagtgatgatgacgatatTGTTAATAGCGATGGTACGACTGAAAGTGACGGTAGTACCTACGTAACTGACTCTGACgataaaaagaataattaa
- the KAR3 gene encoding Kar3p (similar to Saccharomyces cerevisiae KAR3 (YPR141C); ancestral locus Anc_3.479), with protein sequence MSELPTTPNKSSRQGSVNLCSSINGSKRRFTTSPSSRASNNNNNNNNSNGTVGSRLSLDGKLSRIPFSNANTNVKSSTGSNLTSFYKQQIRELNSLQEELYVKKSKLDTLKDQYEMLNSTYKEKKLKWDKLYLEKQNKQNQLSTKKKEIEVLNDKNDEKIKQLKKGHELHMEQLKIKNQGEINKLQNEYLIKINQLKHQKEKKFQDERDNLQKEVIKLERRIDSNDAILNDLLNDLKIKYDKLKETWLIDYQNEWKQNIEKNERYSNEINDFKLKLGNDLTPRIEKLNNTVNNLENEITTLNATLIDKKRESETLKTKTIETNEKIRNIEAEKAELVEFIKTSNAELIKINECLTHEETVRRQLHNKLQELRGNIRVYCRLRPPLKSIEDPNTSHIKVYSLDNDHGTQTMEITKNNNTNKYKFDKIFDQFESNSEIFKEVGQLVQSALDGYNVCIFAYGQTGSGKTFTMLNPSDGIIPSTVRHIFTWIDNLKERGWEYQINCQFVEIYNENIIDLLREKQTSQKHDIRHDDESQTTSITNVMTVTLDREETVEKVLHRATKLRSTASTKSNEHSSRSHSIFIIHLHGKNSKTNEDSYGILNLVDLAGSERINSSQVSGERLRETQHINKSLSCLGDVIHALNSSEHKERHIPFRNSKLTHLLKYSLSGNSKTLMFVNISASLNHVNETINSLRFASKVNSTKMMKT encoded by the coding sequence ATGTCTGAGCTGCCTACAACTCCGAATAAGTCCTCGAGACAGGGAAGTGTCAATTTGTGTTCATCGATAAACGGTTCCAAGAGACGCTTTACAACTTCTCCATCTTCAAGAgcatctaataataataataataataataatagcaaTGGTACCGTCGGATCAAGACTGTCGCTAGATGGCAAGTTGTCGAGAATACCATTTTCTAATGCGAACACGAATGTGAAGTCCTCCACTGGCTCTAACTTGACTTCTTTTTACAAACAGCAAATTCGTGAGTTAAACTCGTTGCAAGAGGAATTGTACGTTAAGAAATCCAAATTGGATACACTGAAAGACCAATATGAAATGTTGAATTCTacatataaagaaaagaaactgaaatgggataaattatatttggAGAAGCAAAATAAACAGAACCAGTTAtcaacaaagaagaaagaaattgaggTTTTAAAcgataaaaatgatgaaaagatcaaacaATTAAAGAAAGGCCATGAATTGCATATGgaacaattaaaaattaagaaTCAAGGTGAGATTAATAAATTACAAAACGAATATCTTATAAAGATAAACCAATTGAAGCATCAGaaggagaaaaaatttcaagatgaACGGGACAATCTGCAAAAGGAAGTAATTAAATTAGAGAGGAGAATCGACTCTAATGATGCCATCTTGaatgatttattgaatgatttgaaGATCAAATACGacaaattaaaagaaactTGGTTAATAGACTACCAAAATGAATGGAAACAAAATatagagaaaaatgaaagatattCTAACGAGattaatgatttcaaattgaaacttGGTAACGATTTAACACCCAGGAtcgaaaaattaaataatacCGTCAATAACCTTGAGAACGAAATAACTACATTGAATGCAACGTTGATTGACAAAAAAAGGGAAAGTGAAACATTAAAGACTAAGACAATCGAAACgaatgaaaagattagaaATATTGAGGCTGAAAAAGCTGAACTAGTAGAATTCATTAAGACTTCAAACGCTGAGTTAATCAAGATAAATGAATGTTTAACACACGAAGAAACGGTGAGACGTCAATTGCATAATaaattacaagaattaAGAGGCAATATAAGAGTCTACTGCAGATTGAGACCGCCCCTAAAATCTATCGAGGATCCTAATACAAGCCATATCAAAGTCTATTCACTTGACAATGATCATGGTACTCAAACAATGGAAATcactaaaaataataataccaacaaatataaatttgacaaaatattcgatcaatttgaaagtaacagtgaaatcttcaaagaagTCGGTCAATTGGTACAAAGTGCACTGGATGGTTACAACGTTTGCATCTTTGCGTATGGTCAAACTGGCTCCGGTAAAACATTTACCATGTTAAATCCAAGTGATGGGATAATTCCATCTACAGTAAGGCATATTTTTACCTGGattgataatttaaaaGAGCGTGGATGGGAATATCAAATTAATTGCCAATTCGTGGAAatttataatgaaaatattattgatcTTTTACGTGAGAAACAAACTTCTCAAAAGCACGACATAAGACACGATGACGAGTCACAAACAACATCAATTACTAACGTTATGACAGTAACATTGGACCGCGAAGAAACTGTTGAAAAAGTCCTGCATAGAGCAACCAAATTAAGAAGTACAGCGTCTACCAAATCGAATGAACATTCGTCACGTTCTCATAGTATATTTATCATCCATTTACATGGGAAAAACTCCAAGACGAATGAAGATTCATATGgtattttgaatttagtTGACTTGGCAGGCTctgaaagaattaattCTTCACAAGTTTCTGGGGAAAGATTAAGAGAAACACaacatataaataaatcattaaGTTGTCTAGGTGACGTTATTCATGCATTGAACTCTTCTGAACATAAAGAAAGACATATTCCCTTCAGAAACTCCAAATTAACacatcttttgaaatacTCATTAAGTGGTAATTCCAAAACGTTAATGTTTGTTAATATTTCGGCAAGCCTGAATCATGTGAACGAAACTATTAACTCCTTAAGATTTGCATCAAAGGTAAATTCTAcaaagatgatgaaaacCTGA
- the RRP15 gene encoding rRNA-processing protein RRP15 (similar to Saccharomyces cerevisiae RRP15 (YPR143W); ancestral locus Anc_3.480), whose product MSVKGRVSVTQRKRMRDNVVEKREEEDVASISSDEAVSNEEEVESAEDEADTADEESDDNFPRKKKSKMSKHDDGSADFSSAVNAILSSHLKAYNRKDPIMARNKKVIKASENDKLEAQAKKALQAEKKKRLNKARKVDIIPTVSDETNSGEQIREILEKEAKLRKIAQKGVVKLFNAILSTQVKTEKEVNENFHDIKNQNDRKQLVTEVSKEKFLDLVKAAAEDE is encoded by the coding sequence ATGAGTGTGAAAGGCAGAGTGAGTGTTACTCAGAGAAAGAGAATGAGAGACAATGTCGTTGAAAAGAGAGAGGAGGAAGATGTTGCCAGTATAAGTTCTGATGAAGCTgtttcaaatgaagaagaagtggAATCTGCAGAAGACGAAGCTGATACTGCTGATGAAGAGAGTGACGATAATTTTCCtagaaagaagaaatcaaagatgAGTAAACATGACGACGGTTCTGCTGATTTCTCCAGTGCAGTCAATGCTATTCTTTCATCACATTTAAAGGCTTACAATAGGAAAGATCCTATTATGGCaagaaataagaaagtGATAAAGGCCAGTGAAAATGACAAGTTGGAAGCGCAAGCAAAGAAGGCACTACAGgctgaaaagaagaagcgTTTAAATAAAGCAAGAAAAGTTGATATTATCCCTACAGTATCGGATGAAACCAATTCTGGGGAACAAATTAGAGAAATCTTAGAGAAGGAAGCcaaattgagaaaaatcGCGCAGAAGGGTGTAGTAAAATTGTTCAATGCCATACTGTCAACTCAAGTTAAGACTGAAAAGGAAGTCAATGAGAACTTCCATGATATCAAGAATCAAAATGATAGAAAACAATTAGTCACTGAAGTTTCCAAAGAAAAGTTCTTAGATTTGGTGAAAGCTGCTGCTGAAGATGAATGA
- the PPT1 gene encoding protein serine/threonine phosphatase (similar to Saccharomyces cerevisiae PPT1 (YGR123C); ancestral locus Anc_3.481), whose translation MAVYDTELATSYKDEGNKFLKQQDFQRANELYTKAIETDPTQSIFYSNRALANLKLDNFMNALNDCTNAIELNSSNLKAYHRRGLANIGLLNFKSARNDFNIVLKYKPNDIIAKNGFDTCEKVIREERFKKAIGGSDEKTGGATICQSTSLSSFDANADLSKYAGPELEFKQLTNEKGENSGIEVINMSQSFISSLVNDVFLKGKNLPKKYAAAIISHCERLFRNEPTLVEISNVTNPNTKISVCGDTHGQFYDVLNIFKRFGKVSENHTYLFNGDFVDRGSWSCEVAILFYCLKILFPNNLFINRGNHETDNMNKVYGFEDECNYKYSKRIFQMFSQSFESLPLATLINNDYLVMHGGLPSDTSLTVEDIKSIDRFKQPPRDGLFMELLWSDPQAKDGFGPSQRGLGFAFGSDITAQFIEKNNLRKIFRSHEVRMNGYEFEHNKKLITVFSAPNYCDSQGNLGSIIHVVPNNGEINVNDNDDENLIIETFDSVSHPDIKPMAYSNGGFGF comes from the coding sequence ATGGCGGTATACGATACTGAGCTAGCAACTAGCTACAAGGATGAGGGGAATAAGTTTCTAAAGCAACAGGATTTTCAGAGAGCTAATGAATTATACACTAAAGCAATCGAAACAGATCCAACCCAGTCCATTTTCTATTCAAACAGAGCTTTGgctaatttgaaattagatAATTTTATGAATGCATTAAATGACTGTACAAATGCTATAGAATTAAATTCCAGTAATTTGAAGGCGTACCACAGACGTGGACTGGCAAACATTGGTCTCCTAAATTTTAAAAGCGCTAGAAATGATTTCAACATTGTCCTCAAATATAAACCGAATGATATCATTGCAAAAAATGGGTTTGATACTTGTGAAAAAGTTATTAGAGAAGAACGTTTCAAGAAAGCTATTGGCGGAAGTGATGAAAAAACCGGTGGAGCCACTATTTGTCAAAGCACCAGCTTAAGTTCATTCGACGCAAATGCTGACTTATCCAAGTACGCTGGACCTGAATTGGAATTCAAACAATTGACAAACGAGAAGGGTGAAAATTCTGGGATCGAAGTTATAAATATGTCACAATCCTTCATTTCATCTCTCGTCAATGATGTCTTTTTAAAAGGCAAGAATTTGCCAAAAAAGTATGCTGCTGCTATTATTTCGCATTGTGAAAGATTGTTTCGTAATGAGCCAACATTGGTAGAAATATCAAATGTTACAAATCCTAATACTAAAATATCCGTTTGTGGGGACACCCATGGTCAGTTTTATGACGTTTTGAATATCTTTAAAAGATTCGGTAAAGTTAGCGAGAATCATACCTACTTATTTAATGGTGATTTTGTTGATCGTGGTTCGTGGTCATGCGAGGTTGCTATCCTCTTTTACTGTTTGAAAATCCTATTTCCAaacaatcttttcattaatagAGGTAACCATGAAACGGATAATATGAACAAAGTATATGGATTTGAAGATGAGTGCAACTATAAATATTCCAAGCGCATATTCCAAATGTTTTCCcaatcttttgaaagtttACCATTAGCAACTTTAATTAACAACGATTATCTTGTAATGCATGGTGGGTTACCTAGTGACACCTCCTTAACAGTAGAAGACATCAAGTCTATTGATAGATTCAAACAACCCCCAAGAGATGGCTTATTCATGGAATTGTTATGGTCTGATCCACAAGCTAAAGATGGCTTTGGTCCTTCCCAAAGAGGGCTAGGTTTCGCATTTGGTTCTGATATTACTGctcaatttattgaaaaaaataatttacgtaaaattttcagatcACATGAAGTTAGAATGAATGGTTATGAATTCGAACATAACAAGAAGTTAATAACAGTTTTTAGTGCTCCAAATTACTGTGACTCACAAGGTAATTTAGGTAGTATTATCCATGTTGTCCCAAATAATGGTGAAATAAACGTGAacgataatgatgatgaaaactTGATAATAGAAACTTTTGATTCCGTCAGCCACCCTGATATCAAACCAATGGCTTATTCGAATGGTGGTTTCGGTTTCTAA